Proteins encoded together in one Glandiceps talaboti chromosome 11, keGlaTala1.1, whole genome shotgun sequence window:
- the LOC144442221 gene encoding uncharacterized protein LOC144442221 isoform X1: MIGHKRRSSEDQEDAVDRRGLLKKQKSISSAFREFDISEGGDDDVDEQDPESEPQTVPCFTDQVLTTFKHGIEHLREIAMPCIPPMNQMDEPVSAESLIKLPHPNGYLQSIGVKFCSDVEDDGSRSVHKITEVHDQLFEGKLRPGDVLHTINGLNVSKRRHTDLLELMYHLDEEFELVIKRKMENTESPDEDVDEEDWAVEIVTHIKIKIKLNIDGDKIVFEVVSCVEMEFIEKSDDGMPMIRCYDKMDVYIYKPTETGTVLAMTDQKTLGLIANKKDDLKGQWTMYRYKVFWPGSRNQVNQEDMPNSAVVLYNKEFNRCLAVSTGKYQMLTFKKPTGFKGLDKLHHIDGRMFYKREWYKGSDRVAFESALYQGFYLFRSGDGIILVEQKDPGSLDFNTGFEIISVKCEAFP, encoded by the exons ATGATAGGTCATAAAAGGAGAAGTTCAGAAGATCAAGAAGACGCCGTTGACAGACGGGGACTactgaaaaaacaaaaatctaTATCCTCCGCATTCCGTGAGTTTGATATTTCAGAAGGGGGTGACGATGACGTTGACGAACAAGACCCGGAATCTGAGCCACAGACAGTTCCTTGCTTTACAGATCAGGTTTTGACGACATTTAAACACGGCATTGAGCACCTGAGAGAAATTGCAATGCCATGCATACCACCAATGAACCAAATG GATGAACCTGTTTCAGCTGAGTCATTGATCAAGTTACCACATCCCAATGGCTATCTACAATCAATTGGAGTCAAATTCTGTTCAGATGTTGAAGATGATGGCAGTAGATCTGTACATAAAATCACAGAAGTTCATGATCAGTTGTTCGAGGGAAAGTTGAG ACCTGGTGATGTCCTGCATACTATAAATGGACTAAATGTCTCAAAGAGAAGACATACTGATCTGTTGGAGTTAATGTACCATCTCGATGAAGAGTTTGAACTG GTTATCAAGAGAAAGATGGAGAACACCGAATCTCCAGATGAAGATGTAGATGAGGAGGATTGGGCAGTAGAAATTGTCACtcatattaaaatcaaaatcaaacttaaCATAGATG GTGATAAAATAGTGTTTGAGGTGGTTTCTTGTGTTGAAATGGAATTTATAGAGAAGTCTGATGATGGAATGCCAATGATTCGTTGTTATGATAAGATGGATGTATACATCTACAAACCAACTGAAACTGGCACCGTTTTGGCTATGACTGATCAAAAAACTCTTGGTCTAATAGCTAATAAGAAAGATGATCTGAAAG GACAATGGACAATGTACCGATACAAAGTGTTCTGGCCTGGGTCTAGAAACCAGGTCAACCAGGAAGATATGCCAAACAGTGCAGTTGTCTTATATAATAAAGAATTTAATCGATGCCTGGCAGTGTCAACGGGGAAGTACCAAATGTTAACCTTCAAG AAACCTACAGGCTTTAAAGGTTTGGATAAACTGCACCACATCGATGGAAGGATGTTTTATAAAAGAGAATGGTATAAAGGAAGTGACCGTGTTGCATTTGAATCTGCACTCTATCAAG GATTTTACTTATTCAGAAGTGGTGATGGTATTATACTGGTTGAACAGAAGGATCCTGGCTCTCTCGACTTCAACACTGGCTTTGAGATAATCAGTGTGAAGTGTGAAGCATTTCCATAG
- the LOC144442181 gene encoding eukaryotic translation initiation factor 2A-like: MAAPCPLLAVRGSDGVSLVEGPPRLKQYDSFPSDTSKNCKVQAFSTDGKLFAWCNGFCVNIIETKTCGLVQKLDRPKTHFLQFSPQGNILATWEMYVVNREVPGGQPNLHLWDVKTGEDLKGFVQRKQDNWCPQWSADESICARNVNNEIQFYENNKFDTIARKLHIQKVVDFSLSPGALPCKVATYVPGSKGAPSFVRVYKYPNLEGPGSTVANKSFFKADQVTMLWNKKGTDLLVITTTDVDKTGASYYGEQTLHYISASGETSVVPVSKSGPIYSIDWSPNSTEFCVVYGFMPAKASLYNLKCEPIFDFGAGARNTVFYNPHGNIICLAGFGNLRGNMEFWDCKQKKLISKMTASDSTLFEWCPDGAHFLTATCAPRLRVGNGYKVWHYTGQLMYEMDVDKNAELWEATWQCFPEGALPEKAIVHQTASQSEAHAKPAAYRPPAMRGQPPKKDVFKAEKEEQNKPEQLSKSAMKNKKKREAKAKAKLEGDQTDGMSQEKRDAIAMAAYVMAPSQPSPHVQNAPFSAGGDADPEKDKKIKGLRKKLKQIDKLKEQQASGKQLEKNQLDKLAMEDSILKELGELEL, encoded by the exons ATGGCTGCGCCCTGCCCCCTCCTTGCGG TTAGGGGATCTGATGGAGTTTCATTGGTTGAAGGACCCCCTAGGCTGAAACAATATGACAGCTTTCCTAG tgaTACCAGTAAGAACTGTAAAGTACAGGCCTTTAGTACAGATGGCAAGCTGTTCGCATGGTGTAATGGTTTTTG TGTAAATATTATAGAAACAAAGACATGTGGTTTGGTTCAGAAACTAGACAGACCAAAAACTCACTTTCTACAGTTTTCACCACAAGGTAACATCCTAGCTACGTGGGAAATGTATGTAG TGAACAGAGAAGTGCCAGGTGGACAGCCAAATTTGCATTTATGGGATGTAAAAACAGGTGAAGATCTGAAAGGATTTGTACAGAGAAAACAAGACAATTG GTGTCCACAGTGGTCAGCAGATGAAAGTATATGTGCTAGAAATGTCAACAATGAAATCCAATTTTATGAGAACAATAAATTTG ATACCATAGCCAGGAAGCTCCACATTCAGAAAGTTGTTGATTTCAGTTTGTCACCTGGTGCATTGCCATGTAAAGTTGCCACCTATGTACCAGGATCTAAG GGTGCTCCATCATTTGTACGTGTGTACAAGTACCCCAACTTAGAAGGTCCTGGTTCCACTGTAGCTAATAAGAGTTTCTTCAAGGCAGACCAGGTGACCATGCTTTGGAACAAAAAAG GAACTGATTtgttggtgataacaacaactGACGTTGATAAAACAGGTGCTTCCTACTACGGTGAACAGACTCTACATTATATTAGTGCTTCAGGAGAAACAAGTGTTGTTCCCGTCT CTAAGTCAGGCCCCATCTACAGTATTGACTGGAGTCCAAATTCAACAGAATTTTGTGTAGTTTATGGAT TTATGCCAGCTAAAGCTTCACTCTATAATTTGAAGTGTGAACCTATCTTTGACTTTGGTGCAGGAGCCAGGAATACAGTCTTCTACAACCCACACGGCAATA TTATCTGTTTGGCTGGTTTTGGAAACCTGAGGGGTAACATG gAATTTTGGGATTGTAAACAAAAGAAACTAATTAGTAAAATGACAGCTAGTGATTCAACCCTCTTTGAATGGTGTCCTGATGGAGCTCACTTTCTGACTGCAACCTGTGCACCAAGATTAAGAGTTGGTAATGG TTACAAAGTCTGGCACTACACTGGCCAGCTTATGTACGAAATGGATGTTGACAAGAATGCAGAATTATGGGAAGCCACCTGGCAATGTTTTCCAGAGGGAGCACTTCCAGAAAAAGCAATAGTCCACCAGACAGCCAGCCAATCAGAAGCCCATGCTAAGCCAGCAGCATATAGGCCACCAGCTATGAGAGGGCAGCCACCCAAAAAAGATGTCTTT AAAGCAGAAAAAGAAGAACAGAACAAGCCAG aGCAATTATCCAAATCTGCAATGAAGAACAAAAAGAAAAGAGAAGCTAAAGCCAAAGCTAAGCTGGAAGGTGATCAAACG GATGGAATGTCACAAGAAAAACGAGATGCAATTGCAATGGCTGCATATGTGATGGCGCCCTCGCAGCCATCTCCTCATGTCCAGAATGCACCATTTTCAGCAGGAGGTGATGCTGACCCAGAGaaagacaaaaaaatcaaaGGTTTAAGAAAG aaattgaAACAGATCGATAAACTGAAGGAGCAGCAGGCGTCGGGTAAACagcttgaaaaaaatcaacttgataAACTTGCAATGGAAGACAGCATACTAAAAGAACTTGGAGAGTTAGAACTCTAG
- the LOC144442221 gene encoding uncharacterized protein LOC144442221 isoform X2: MLEQYQQLHGDEFPWVYDEPVSAESLIKLPHPNGYLQSIGVKFCSDVEDDGSRSVHKITEVHDQLFEGKLRPGDVLHTINGLNVSKRRHTDLLELMYHLDEEFELVIKRKMENTESPDEDVDEEDWAVEIVTHIKIKIKLNIDGDKIVFEVVSCVEMEFIEKSDDGMPMIRCYDKMDVYIYKPTETGTVLAMTDQKTLGLIANKKDDLKGQWTMYRYKVFWPGSRNQVNQEDMPNSAVVLYNKEFNRCLAVSTGKYQMLTFKKPTGFKGLDKLHHIDGRMFYKREWYKGSDRVAFESALYQGFYLFRSGDGIILVEQKDPGSLDFNTGFEIISVKCEAFP, from the exons ATGCTCGAGCAATATCAACAACTACACGGCGACGAATTTCCGTGGGTTTAC GATGAACCTGTTTCAGCTGAGTCATTGATCAAGTTACCACATCCCAATGGCTATCTACAATCAATTGGAGTCAAATTCTGTTCAGATGTTGAAGATGATGGCAGTAGATCTGTACATAAAATCACAGAAGTTCATGATCAGTTGTTCGAGGGAAAGTTGAG ACCTGGTGATGTCCTGCATACTATAAATGGACTAAATGTCTCAAAGAGAAGACATACTGATCTGTTGGAGTTAATGTACCATCTCGATGAAGAGTTTGAACTG GTTATCAAGAGAAAGATGGAGAACACCGAATCTCCAGATGAAGATGTAGATGAGGAGGATTGGGCAGTAGAAATTGTCACtcatattaaaatcaaaatcaaacttaaCATAGATG GTGATAAAATAGTGTTTGAGGTGGTTTCTTGTGTTGAAATGGAATTTATAGAGAAGTCTGATGATGGAATGCCAATGATTCGTTGTTATGATAAGATGGATGTATACATCTACAAACCAACTGAAACTGGCACCGTTTTGGCTATGACTGATCAAAAAACTCTTGGTCTAATAGCTAATAAGAAAGATGATCTGAAAG GACAATGGACAATGTACCGATACAAAGTGTTCTGGCCTGGGTCTAGAAACCAGGTCAACCAGGAAGATATGCCAAACAGTGCAGTTGTCTTATATAATAAAGAATTTAATCGATGCCTGGCAGTGTCAACGGGGAAGTACCAAATGTTAACCTTCAAG AAACCTACAGGCTTTAAAGGTTTGGATAAACTGCACCACATCGATGGAAGGATGTTTTATAAAAGAGAATGGTATAAAGGAAGTGACCGTGTTGCATTTGAATCTGCACTCTATCAAG GATTTTACTTATTCAGAAGTGGTGATGGTATTATACTGGTTGAACAGAAGGATCCTGGCTCTCTCGACTTCAACACTGGCTTTGAGATAATCAGTGTGAAGTGTGAAGCATTTCCATAG